A single window of Solanum dulcamara chromosome 5, daSolDulc1.2, whole genome shotgun sequence DNA harbors:
- the LOC129890035 gene encoding phosphopantothenoylcysteine decarboxylase-like has protein sequence MEPVTSEMEPVQINSAPRRPRILLAASGSVAAIKFANLCRCFSEWAEVKAVATKPSLHFIDKASLPKDVILYTDEEEWSTWKKIGDSVLHIELRRWADIMVIAPLSANTLGKIAGGLCDNLLTCIVRAWDYNKPLFVAPAMNTLMWNNPFTERHLMVIDELGISLIPPVSKRLACGDYGNGAMAEPSLIYSTVRLFYESRSQSGGINMA, from the exons ATGGAGCCTGTGACTTCAGAGATGGAACCGGTTCAGATAAACAGTGCACCTAGGAGACCTCGTATTCTGCTTGCAGCGAGTGGAAGTGTGGCTGCTATTAAGTTTGCCAATCTATGTCGTTGTTTTTCTGAATGGGCAGAAGTTAAAGCAGTTGCAACAAAACCTTCTCTTCATTTCATAGACAAAGCTTCACTTCCGAAAGATGTCATTCTTTATACTGACGAGGAGGAATGGTCCACTTGGAAGAAGATTGGTGATAGTGTGCTACACATTGAGCTCCGCAGGTGGGCTGATATTATGGTTATTGCCCCTTTGTCAGCAAACACACTTGGGAAG ATTGCTGGTGGACTATGTGATAACTTGTTAACCTGCATCGTACGAGCATGGGACTACAATAAACCCCTTTTTGTGGCACCAGCCATGAATACATTGATGTGGAATAATCCATTCACAGAACGACACCTTATGGTCATTGATGAGCTTGGAATCTCTCTCATACCACCAGTTTCAAAGAGACTAGCTTGTGGAGATTATGGAAATGGAGCAATGGCTGAACCCTCTCTCATCTACTCAACTGTAAGACTCTTCTATGAGTCACGGTCACAATCAGGTGGCATCAACATGGCGTGA